Proteins from a genomic interval of Rhodothermus sp.:
- a CDS encoding protein phosphatase CheZ, whose amino-acid sequence MTAHYIQDLLSKLNELRAVFILGQRAIPFIEEVVYFLREIAPLLSEVNDSLTESTLKMPRASSQLKSVTQATEMATTEILDLIDEALRDLDTFKTSWASAPETLQTLQQQDAQLWQHLPSSWQNQLQSLLEERNQHYATLQAMLEAQQQLLNSLRERMNRIMLSLQVQDITAQQLAAVNHLIESVRRRMAQLIQRLGGEVLEGLELPQQLFPEGTFDPNARYDRDRSRQEKVDALLQALQNNAFLSPDEADATPASQEEIDALFNNSGTPTSQDEIDRLFDTHKKDSDT is encoded by the coding sequence ATGACTGCCCATTACATTCAGGATCTGCTCTCTAAACTGAATGAGCTGCGCGCCGTCTTTATCCTGGGGCAACGTGCCATTCCATTCATCGAAGAAGTAGTCTATTTCCTGCGCGAGATTGCGCCGTTGCTTTCGGAGGTCAATGATTCATTGACCGAAAGCACGCTCAAAATGCCCCGGGCCAGCTCGCAACTCAAGAGCGTCACCCAGGCCACAGAAATGGCCACCACGGAGATCCTCGACCTGATCGACGAGGCGCTCCGCGATCTGGACACCTTCAAAACCTCATGGGCTTCGGCGCCTGAAACGTTGCAGACCCTGCAGCAACAGGACGCGCAGCTATGGCAACACCTGCCGTCCAGCTGGCAAAACCAGCTACAATCGCTGTTGGAAGAACGCAACCAGCACTACGCCACGCTGCAGGCCATGCTGGAAGCGCAGCAGCAACTCCTCAACTCCTTGCGGGAGCGTATGAACCGGATCATGCTTTCGCTACAGGTGCAGGATATTACCGCGCAACAGCTGGCCGCCGTCAATCATCTGATCGAGTCCGTTCGACGCCGTATGGCGCAACTCATCCAGCGGCTGGGAGGTGAAGTACTGGAAGGATTGGAGTTGCCCCAGCAGCTCTTTCCAGAAGGGACGTTTGATCCAAACGCGCGTTACGACCGCGACCGCTCCCGCCAGGAAAAGGTCGATGCCTTACTCCAAGCCTTGCAAAATAATGCGTTCCTCTCCCCTGACGAAGCAGATGCAACCCCGGCTTCGCAGGAGGAGATCGACGCCCTCTTCAACAACAGCGGCACCCCAACCTCGCAGGACGAAATCGACCGCCTGTTTGACACCCATAAAAAAGATTCGGATACCTGA
- a CDS encoding chemotaxis response regulator CheY: MTFLVVDDSPTMRRIVCNALREIGYTDVVEASDGVEALEKLEQGSIDFVITDWNMPNMNGLELTKAIRSHARFGNLPILMVTTRGMKEDVIAAMQARVNNYIVKPFTPEVLREKINLILKTT, encoded by the coding sequence ATGACATTCCTGGTCGTCGATGACTCACCCACAATGCGCCGCATCGTCTGCAACGCGCTACGCGAGATCGGCTACACCGATGTCGTAGAAGCCAGTGATGGGGTCGAGGCACTGGAAAAACTCGAACAGGGCTCCATCGACTTTGTCATCACCGACTGGAACATGCCCAACATGAATGGGCTGGAGCTTACCAAAGCTATTCGTAGTCATGCCCGCTTTGGGAATCTGCCCATTTTGATGGTAACTACACGCGGCATGAAAGAGGATGTGATTGCGGCCATGCAGGCCCGTGTCAACAACTATATCGTGAAGCCTTTTACGCCTGAGGTGCTCCGCGAAAAGATCAACCTGATTCTGAAAACCACCTGA